A single genomic interval of Burkholderia cepacia ATCC 25416 harbors:
- a CDS encoding cysteine hydrolase family protein, with protein MADTAVIVVDMQRGLVERATPAYRLDDVVSGINRLTAAARAANAPVCFVQHDGDADDDVVPGTPGWELHAGLVVGNDDWRVRKQMSDSFHDTPLAAQLERHGIRSVLICGYATEFCVDSAARRAALLGYRTTVVSDLHTTNERTHLSAAQIVAHHHFVWENNSLSGNPVIPRPLADVLATEFA; from the coding sequence ATGGCGGACACGGCAGTGATCGTGGTCGACATGCAACGCGGGCTGGTGGAGCGGGCAACGCCCGCGTACCGGCTCGATGACGTGGTGTCGGGCATCAACCGGTTGACGGCGGCGGCGCGTGCGGCGAACGCGCCCGTGTGCTTCGTGCAGCACGACGGCGACGCGGACGACGACGTCGTGCCCGGCACGCCGGGCTGGGAACTGCACGCGGGGCTGGTCGTCGGGAACGATGACTGGCGGGTGCGCAAGCAGATGAGCGATTCGTTTCACGATACGCCGCTCGCGGCGCAACTCGAGCGCCACGGCATCCGTTCGGTGCTGATCTGCGGTTATGCGACCGAGTTCTGCGTCGATTCGGCCGCGCGCCGCGCAGCGCTGCTCGGCTACCGGACGACCGTCGTGTCCGACCTGCACACCACGAACGAGCGCACGCACCTGTCGGCGGCGCAGATCGTCGCGCATCATCACTTCGTATGGGAAAACAATTCGCTGTCGGGCAACCCGGTGATACCGCGCCCGCTCGCGGATGTCCTTGCGACGGAGTTCGCATGA
- a CDS encoding HAD family hydrolase, with the protein MTIKAVVFDFGGVLIDWSPEYLYRELIPDDTERRWFFTHVCTMDWVVRQDGGQTIEEGTAELVAKFPAHEGLIRAFYARWHEMIGGVLDEGAALVDRLDAQGMPLFGLTNWSAQTFPYAWDNFPVLRRFRDIVVSGRVKLVKPDPAIYREMHARIEPHLPGIGPHELVFIDDNAKNAAAATALGWHGIHHTSAATTEARLRELGALA; encoded by the coding sequence ATGACGATCAAGGCCGTGGTGTTCGATTTCGGCGGCGTGCTGATCGACTGGAGCCCCGAGTACCTTTACCGGGAACTGATTCCCGACGACACCGAGCGTCGCTGGTTCTTCACGCATGTCTGCACGATGGACTGGGTGGTCCGCCAGGACGGCGGGCAGACGATCGAAGAGGGGACGGCCGAGCTCGTCGCGAAGTTTCCGGCGCACGAGGGGCTGATCCGCGCGTTCTATGCGCGCTGGCACGAGATGATCGGCGGCGTGCTCGACGAAGGCGCCGCGCTCGTCGACCGGCTCGACGCGCAGGGGATGCCGCTGTTCGGGCTGACGAACTGGTCGGCGCAGACGTTTCCGTATGCGTGGGACAACTTCCCGGTGCTGCGGCGTTTCAGGGACATCGTCGTGTCGGGCCGTGTGAAGCTCGTGAAACCCGATCCGGCGATCTACCGCGAGATGCATGCGCGGATCGAGCCGCACTTGCCGGGCATCGGGCCGCACGAACTCGTGTTCATCGATGACAACGCGAAGAACGCCGCGGCCGCGACGGCGCTCGGCTGGCACGGCATTCATCACACGAGTGCGGCCACGACCGAGGCACGGCTGCGCGAACTGGGCGCGCTGGCGTAA
- the ettA gene encoding energy-dependent translational throttle protein EttA — protein MAQYVFTMNRVGKIVPPKRQILKDISLSFFPGAKIGVLGLNGSGKSTLIRIMAGVDKDIEGEATPMPNLNIGYLPQEPQLDPTKTVREAVEEGLGDLFQANKKLEEIYAAYAEPDADFDALAAEQAKYEAILASSDGGSPEQQLEVAADALRLPSWDAKIEHLSGGEKRRVALCKLLLEKPDMLLLDEPTNHLDAESVDWLEQFLVRFPGTVVAVTHDRYFLDNAAEWILELDRGHGIPWKGNYSSWLDQKEERLKQEEASESARQKAIKKELEWVRQNPKGRQAKSKARIARFEELNSQEYQKRNETQEIFIPVGDRLGNEVIEFKNVSKAFGDRLLIDNLNLKIPAGAIVGIIGPNGAGKSTLFRMLTGKEQPDSGEVVMGPTVKLAYVDQSRDALDGTKTVFEEISGGADVLTVGKYETPSRAYIGRFNFKGGDQQKIVGNLSGGERGRLHLAKTLISGGNVLLLDEPSNDLDVETLRALEDALLEFAGSVMVISHDRWFLDRIATHILAFEGDSQVTFFDGNYQEYEADKRARLGEEAAKPKRLRYKPISR, from the coding sequence ATGGCCCAATACGTTTTCACGATGAACCGGGTCGGCAAGATCGTGCCGCCCAAGCGCCAGATCCTGAAGGACATCTCGCTGTCGTTCTTTCCCGGCGCGAAGATCGGCGTGCTCGGCCTGAACGGCTCGGGCAAGTCGACGCTGATCCGCATCATGGCGGGCGTCGACAAGGACATCGAAGGCGAAGCGACGCCGATGCCGAACCTGAACATCGGCTATCTGCCGCAGGAGCCGCAGCTCGACCCGACGAAGACGGTGCGCGAAGCCGTCGAGGAAGGCCTCGGCGACCTGTTCCAGGCCAACAAGAAGCTCGAGGAAATCTACGCGGCGTACGCGGAGCCGGACGCCGACTTCGACGCGCTCGCGGCCGAGCAGGCGAAGTACGAAGCGATCCTCGCGTCGAGCGACGGCGGCAGCCCCGAGCAGCAGCTCGAAGTGGCCGCCGACGCACTGCGCCTGCCGTCATGGGATGCAAAGATCGAGCATCTTTCGGGCGGTGAGAAGCGCCGCGTCGCGCTGTGCAAGCTGCTGCTCGAAAAACCCGACATGCTGCTGCTCGACGAACCGACCAACCACCTCGACGCGGAATCGGTCGACTGGCTCGAGCAGTTCCTGGTGCGCTTCCCGGGCACCGTCGTCGCGGTCACCCACGATCGCTACTTCCTCGACAACGCGGCCGAGTGGATTCTCGAACTCGACCGCGGCCACGGCATTCCGTGGAAGGGCAACTACAGCAGCTGGCTCGACCAGAAGGAAGAGCGCCTGAAGCAGGAAGAAGCGTCGGAATCGGCGCGCCAGAAGGCGATCAAGAAGGAACTGGAGTGGGTGCGCCAGAACCCGAAGGGCCGGCAGGCGAAGTCGAAGGCACGTATCGCGCGCTTCGAGGAGCTGAACAGCCAGGAATACCAGAAGCGCAACGAGACGCAGGAAATCTTCATCCCGGTCGGCGATCGCCTCGGCAATGAAGTGATCGAGTTCAAGAACGTCAGCAAGGCGTTCGGCGACCGTCTGCTGATCGACAACCTGAACCTGAAGATCCCGGCCGGCGCGATCGTCGGCATCATCGGCCCGAACGGCGCCGGCAAGTCGACGCTGTTCCGGATGCTGACGGGCAAGGAGCAGCCGGATTCGGGCGAAGTCGTAATGGGGCCGACCGTGAAGCTCGCGTACGTCGACCAGAGCCGCGACGCGCTCGACGGCACGAAGACGGTGTTCGAGGAAATCTCGGGCGGCGCCGACGTGCTGACGGTGGGCAAGTACGAAACGCCGTCGCGCGCGTATATCGGCCGCTTCAACTTCAAGGGCGGCGACCAGCAGAAGATCGTCGGCAACCTGTCCGGCGGTGAACGCGGCCGCCTGCACCTCGCGAAGACGCTGATCTCGGGCGGCAACGTGCTGCTGCTGGACGAACCGTCGAACGACCTCGACGTCGAAACGCTGCGCGCGCTGGAAGACGCGCTGCTCGAATTCGCGGGCTCGGTGATGGTGATCTCGCACGATCGCTGGTTCCTCGACCGGATCGCGACGCACATCCTCGCATTCGAAGGCGATTCGCAGGTCACGTTCTTCGACGGCAACTACCAGGAATACGAAGCCGACAAGCGTGCGCGCCTCGGCGAGGAAGCCGCGAAGCCGAAGCGTCTGCGCTACAAGCCGATCAGCCGCTGA
- a CDS encoding DUF3761 domain-containing protein, giving the protein MPALFCRTTRIAALSAVFFVACAALPQPAHAYRAPPGYGNEADLDRHDTYRNRDGETVHAPAHSKSGRVPEGASARCRDGTYSFSRHRRGTCSGHGGVAAWL; this is encoded by the coding sequence ATGCCTGCCCTGTTCTGCCGCACGACACGCATCGCGGCACTGTCCGCCGTCTTCTTCGTCGCCTGCGCCGCGTTGCCCCAACCCGCACACGCGTACCGCGCACCGCCCGGCTACGGCAACGAAGCCGATCTCGACCGTCACGACACGTATCGCAACCGCGACGGCGAAACCGTGCACGCACCCGCGCATTCGAAATCGGGCCGCGTGCCCGAAGGCGCGAGCGCGCGCTGCCGCGACGGCACCTACAGCTTCAGCCGCCATCGGCGCGGCACGTGCTCGGGGCACGGCGGCGTCGCCGCGTGGCTGTGA
- the gcvA gene encoding transcriptional regulator GcvA yields MNRSRLPPLNALRAFEAAARHLSVKSAAEELSVTPGAVSQMIRTLETHLGVQLFERVNRGILLTAAGRDYLPPVRNAFRQIADASQRVSGAADSGVLTVSVTPFFASAWLVPRLAQFRHACPDVDLQVVTSHALADFSRDGVDVAIRHGLGRYIGLCSERLLTVEIVALASPDLVARLGMPATPADLVGWPQLHDAERKGWHIWFGAQRIDDIGPPRGPAFDDSGLLLQAIVAGQGAGLLPAAMVRGELASGRLVQLADVAWLDDFAYYLVYPPHHAERPKVAAFRRWILEAAQADGAASMSGAA; encoded by the coding sequence ATGAATCGTTCCCGCCTGCCGCCGCTCAACGCGCTGCGTGCATTCGAAGCAGCCGCCCGCCACCTGTCGGTGAAATCGGCGGCCGAGGAGCTGTCGGTCACGCCCGGCGCGGTGAGCCAGATGATCCGCACGCTCGAGACGCACCTCGGCGTGCAGCTGTTCGAGCGCGTCAACCGCGGCATCCTGCTGACGGCCGCCGGTCGCGACTACCTGCCGCCGGTGCGCAACGCGTTCCGGCAGATCGCCGACGCGTCGCAGCGCGTGTCGGGCGCCGCCGACAGCGGCGTGCTGACGGTGAGCGTCACCCCGTTCTTCGCATCCGCGTGGCTCGTCCCGCGCCTCGCGCAATTCCGGCACGCGTGCCCTGACGTCGACCTGCAGGTCGTCACGAGCCACGCACTCGCGGATTTTTCGCGCGACGGCGTCGATGTTGCAATCCGTCATGGCCTCGGGCGCTACATCGGCCTGTGCAGCGAGCGCCTGCTGACGGTGGAGATCGTCGCGCTCGCGTCGCCCGACCTTGTCGCGCGGCTCGGCATGCCGGCGACGCCCGCCGATCTGGTCGGCTGGCCGCAGCTGCATGACGCCGAGCGCAAGGGCTGGCACATCTGGTTCGGCGCGCAGCGGATCGACGATATCGGGCCGCCGCGCGGCCCCGCGTTCGACGACTCGGGCCTGTTGCTGCAGGCGATCGTCGCCGGTCAGGGCGCCGGGCTGCTGCCGGCCGCGATGGTGCGCGGCGAGCTGGCAAGCGGCCGGCTCGTGCAGCTTGCCGACGTCGCGTGGCTCGACGATTTCGCGTACTACCTCGTCTATCCGCCGCATCACGCCGAGCGGCCGAAGGTCGCCGCTTTTCGCCGGTGGATCCTCGAGGCCGCGCAGGCCGACGGCGCGGCCTCGATGTCGGGCGCGGCGTAG
- a CDS encoding MFS transporter: MNHPGASRHFYGWYVVAAAFAVTFVGFGSAYTFSAFVESLQRDFAASRGQISLVFSLAGFLYFGFGIVSGPLADRFGSRRLAVAGMLLTGAGLAAAGAAHTLLQVYVAYGLGVGFGVGCAYVPAVGAVQRWFVRRRGFASGLAVAGIGVGTLVMPPLASTLIAQVGWRGAYFTLAVIAVVIGSGMSLLIENDPRGRGLLPDGEAAHEPGGGAQVAGRSAGASVSGAAAGRQPVAASAPAGATVREAVMSRPFASLYAACLACSFGVFVPFVHLVPYALDHGVAPSTAVLLLGAIGVGSTAGRFFLGGLADRFGRRASLLAMFAGMAVALVAWAGAGTVATLAAFALVFGVFYGGWVAVLPAVVMDYFGGRNVSGIIGVLYTSVAFGTLIGPAAAGFIYDAGGGYLVPILASAAANAIAFAIVATTGRAPVAAHAVRG; this comes from the coding sequence ATGAACCACCCGGGCGCATCGCGCCATTTCTACGGCTGGTACGTGGTCGCGGCCGCGTTCGCCGTCACGTTCGTCGGATTCGGCAGCGCCTATACGTTCAGTGCGTTCGTCGAGTCGCTGCAGCGGGACTTCGCCGCGTCGCGCGGCCAGATCTCGCTCGTGTTCTCGCTCGCCGGCTTCCTGTATTTCGGTTTCGGCATCGTCAGCGGGCCGCTGGCCGACCGCTTCGGCTCGCGGCGGCTCGCCGTCGCCGGGATGCTGCTGACGGGCGCCGGGCTCGCGGCTGCCGGCGCCGCGCACACGCTGCTGCAGGTCTATGTCGCGTACGGGCTTGGCGTCGGTTTCGGCGTCGGCTGCGCATACGTACCGGCGGTCGGCGCCGTGCAGCGCTGGTTCGTGCGCCGGCGCGGCTTCGCATCGGGGCTCGCGGTCGCGGGGATCGGTGTCGGCACGCTGGTGATGCCGCCGCTCGCGTCCACGCTGATCGCGCAGGTCGGCTGGCGCGGCGCGTATTTCACGCTGGCCGTGATCGCGGTCGTGATCGGCTCGGGGATGTCGCTGCTGATCGAGAACGACCCGCGCGGGCGGGGGCTGCTGCCGGACGGGGAGGCTGCGCATGAGCCCGGCGGCGGGGCACAAGTCGCCGGGCGCAGTGCGGGGGCCTCGGTGTCCGGTGCCGCCGCGGGGCGTCAGCCGGTCGCCGCTTCGGCGCCTGCCGGCGCGACGGTGCGCGAAGCCGTCATGTCGCGGCCGTTCGCAAGCCTGTACGCCGCATGCCTCGCCTGCTCGTTCGGCGTGTTCGTCCCGTTCGTTCACCTCGTGCCGTACGCGCTCGATCATGGCGTCGCGCCGTCGACGGCCGTGCTGCTGCTCGGCGCGATCGGCGTCGGCAGCACGGCCGGCCGCTTCTTCCTCGGCGGCCTCGCCGACCGCTTCGGCCGCCGTGCGTCGCTGCTCGCGATGTTCGCGGGCATGGCCGTCGCGCTCGTCGCGTGGGCCGGTGCCGGCACCGTCGCGACGCTTGCCGCGTTCGCGCTCGTGTTCGGCGTGTTCTATGGCGGCTGGGTCGCCGTGCTGCCGGCGGTCGTGATGGACTACTTCGGCGGGCGCAACGTGAGCGGGATCATCGGCGTGCTTTATACGAGCGTCGCATTCGGCACGCTGATCGGGCCGGCCGCGGCCGGTTTCATCTACGACGCGGGCGGCGGCTATCTCGTGCCGATCCTGGCCAGCGCCGCCGCGAATGCGATCGCCTTCGCGATCGTCGCGACGACGGGGCGTGCGCCGGTGGCCGCACATGCGGTGCGCGGATAG
- a CDS encoding MmcQ/YjbR family DNA-binding protein — translation MTFDEVRQIALAWRGVEEGTSYGTPALKVRGKMLARLREDGDTLVVKGVGPDERAWLIESEPDVYYVTDHYVGWPIVLVRLSAARPDAVKKLLLREWQAVVPAQWRDERVHGAN, via the coding sequence ATGACATTCGACGAAGTCCGCCAGATCGCGCTGGCATGGCGCGGCGTCGAGGAAGGTACGTCGTACGGCACGCCTGCGCTCAAGGTGAGGGGCAAGATGCTCGCGCGTCTGCGCGAGGACGGCGACACGCTCGTCGTGAAAGGTGTCGGCCCCGACGAGCGCGCGTGGCTGATCGAATCGGAACCGGACGTGTATTACGTGACGGATCACTACGTCGGCTGGCCGATTGTGCTGGTGCGGCTGTCGGCGGCCCGTCCGGACGCCGTGAAAAAACTGCTTCTGCGAGAATGGCAGGCCGTCGTCCCCGCCCAATGGCGCGACGAGAGGGTGCACGGCGCGAACTGA
- the gabP gene encoding GABA permease, translating to MSGSNTGLGTGLKQRHVTMMSIAGVIGAGLFVGSGHAIAEAGPASILAYAIAGVLVVLVMRMLGEMAVAHPDSGSFSTYADRAIGHWAGFSIGWLYWWFWVLVIPIEATAAATILNAWFPGVATWVFALGITLVLTVTNLFSVKNYGEFEFWFALIKVVAIVVFLCIGGAAIVGIIPAPAVSGVSNLFVHGGFMPHGAGAVLAAMLTTMFSFLGTEIVTIAAAESDNPQRQIVRATNSVIWRITLFYLGSILIVAAIVPWNDPLLPKHGSYQRAMELIGIPNAKAIIDVIVLVSVASCLNSALYTASRMLFSLSKRKDAPAFLHRTDSTGTPRAAVLASTAFGFLTVIANYLMPEQVFGFLLATSGAIALLVYLVIAISQLRMRKTLEATGADLTLRMWLFPWLTWLVILFICGTLTVMLVSEDHRMEVGATAVLALIVLLASWLNKRGRDAQASAGRRVSAT from the coding sequence ATGAGTGGAAGCAACACAGGCCTCGGTACGGGCCTGAAGCAGCGGCACGTGACGATGATGTCGATTGCCGGCGTGATCGGCGCGGGCCTGTTCGTCGGCTCCGGCCACGCGATCGCGGAAGCCGGCCCGGCGTCGATCCTCGCGTATGCGATCGCGGGCGTGCTGGTGGTGCTGGTGATGCGCATGCTCGGCGAGATGGCCGTCGCGCATCCGGACAGCGGTTCGTTCTCCACCTATGCCGATCGCGCGATCGGCCACTGGGCCGGTTTCTCGATCGGCTGGCTGTACTGGTGGTTCTGGGTGCTCGTGATCCCGATCGAGGCGACCGCCGCCGCGACCATCCTCAATGCATGGTTCCCCGGCGTTGCAACCTGGGTCTTCGCGCTCGGCATCACGCTGGTGCTGACGGTGACCAACCTCTTCTCGGTCAAGAACTACGGCGAATTCGAATTCTGGTTCGCGCTGATCAAGGTCGTCGCGATCGTCGTGTTCCTGTGCATCGGCGGCGCGGCGATCGTCGGCATCATTCCCGCCCCTGCGGTGTCGGGCGTATCGAACCTGTTCGTGCACGGTGGCTTCATGCCGCACGGTGCCGGTGCGGTGCTCGCGGCGATGCTGACGACGATGTTCTCGTTCCTCGGCACGGAGATCGTGACGATCGCGGCCGCCGAATCGGACAACCCGCAACGCCAGATCGTGCGCGCGACCAACTCGGTGATCTGGCGCATCACGCTGTTCTATCTCGGCTCGATCCTGATCGTCGCGGCCATCGTGCCGTGGAACGATCCGCTGCTGCCGAAGCACGGTTCGTATCAGCGCGCGATGGAGCTGATCGGCATCCCGAACGCGAAGGCGATCATCGACGTGATCGTGCTCGTGTCGGTCGCGAGCTGCCTGAATTCGGCGCTGTACACCGCGTCGCGGATGCTGTTCTCGCTGTCGAAGCGCAAGGACGCGCCCGCGTTTCTGCACCGCACGGATTCGACCGGCACGCCGCGCGCGGCCGTGCTCGCATCGACCGCATTCGGCTTCCTGACCGTGATCGCGAACTACCTGATGCCGGAACAGGTCTTCGGATTCCTGCTCGCGACGTCTGGCGCGATCGCGCTGCTCGTGTATCTCGTGATCGCGATCTCGCAGCTGCGGATGCGCAAGACGCTCGAAGCGACCGGCGCGGACCTGACGCTGCGGATGTGGCTGTTCCCCTGGCTCACGTGGCTGGTGATCCTGTTCATCTGCGGCACGCTGACCGTGATGCTCGTGAGTGAGGATCACAGGATGGAAGTGGGCGCGACGGCCGTGCTGGCGCTGATCGTGCTGCTGGCATCGTGGCTGAACAAGCGCGGCCGCGATGCGCAGGCGAGCGCGGGGCGGCGGGTGTCGGCGACGTGA
- the ychF gene encoding redox-regulated ATPase YchF has product MSLKCGIVGLPNVGKSTLFNALTKAGIAAENYPFCTIEPNVGIVEVPDTRLKALSEIVKPERVVPAVVEFVDIAGLVAGASKGEGLGNQFLANIRETDAITHVVRCFEDENVIHVAGKVSPIDDIEVINTELALADLGTVEKALTRYSKAAKSGNDKEAAKLVAVLEKVRAQLDQGKAVRGLALSDDEEALLKPFCLITAKPAMYVANVKDDGFENNPHLDAVRKYAESENAPVVAVCAAIEAEIADLDDADKEAFLADMGMEEPGLDRVIRAGFKLLGLQTYFTAGVKEVRAWTIHIGDTAPQAAGVIHTDFERGFIRAQTIAFDDFITYKGEQGAKEAGKMRAEGKEYVVHDGDVMNFLFNV; this is encoded by the coding sequence ATGAGTCTCAAATGCGGCATCGTCGGCTTGCCCAACGTCGGCAAGTCCACCCTGTTCAATGCGCTGACCAAGGCCGGCATCGCCGCCGAGAACTACCCGTTCTGCACGATCGAGCCGAACGTCGGCATCGTCGAAGTGCCCGATACGCGCCTGAAGGCGCTCTCCGAGATCGTCAAGCCGGAGCGTGTCGTGCCGGCCGTCGTCGAGTTCGTCGACATCGCGGGCCTCGTCGCGGGCGCGAGCAAGGGTGAAGGCCTCGGCAACCAGTTCCTCGCCAACATTCGCGAAACCGATGCAATCACACACGTCGTGCGCTGCTTCGAGGACGAGAACGTCATTCACGTCGCCGGCAAGGTCAGCCCGATCGACGACATCGAAGTGATCAATACCGAGCTCGCGCTCGCCGACCTCGGCACCGTCGAGAAGGCGCTCACGCGCTATTCGAAGGCCGCGAAGTCGGGCAACGACAAGGAAGCGGCGAAGCTCGTCGCGGTGCTCGAGAAGGTGCGCGCGCAGCTCGACCAGGGCAAGGCCGTGCGCGGTCTCGCGCTGTCGGACGACGAAGAGGCGCTGCTCAAGCCGTTCTGCCTGATCACCGCGAAGCCGGCCATGTACGTGGCCAACGTGAAGGACGACGGTTTCGAGAACAACCCGCACCTGGATGCCGTGCGCAAGTACGCGGAAAGCGAAAATGCGCCGGTGGTCGCCGTGTGCGCGGCGATCGAGGCGGAAATCGCCGATCTCGACGATGCCGACAAGGAAGCATTCCTCGCCGACATGGGCATGGAAGAGCCGGGCCTCGACCGCGTGATTCGCGCGGGCTTCAAGCTGCTCGGCCTGCAGACCTACTTCACCGCGGGCGTGAAGGAAGTGCGCGCGTGGACGATCCATATCGGCGACACGGCGCCGCAGGCGGCCGGCGTGATCCACACCGACTTCGAGCGCGGCTTCATCCGCGCGCAGACGATCGCGTTCGACGACTTCATCACGTACAAGGGCGAGCAAGGCGCGAAGGAAGCCGGCAAGATGCGCGCCGAAGGGAAGGAATATGTCGTGCACGACGGCGACGTGATGAATTTCCTGTTCAACGTCTGA
- a CDS encoding UbiH/UbiF family hydroxylase, with protein sequence MPAMTAHHSFDVAVVGGGLVGKTAALALTQSGYKTALLAQPAAPRPADLVFDTRVYALSSSSQALLERLRVWQALDHGRLAPVYDMRVYGDAHAELHFSAYQASVPQLAWIAESSLVEASLDAALRFQPNLTWFEARAQGFDVHDDAAVLTLSSGQVLEADLVVGADGAHSWVRSQMGAKVERRDYRQTGVVANFKASLPHRETAYQWFHEGEIVALLPLPDGHVSLVWSAHTAHADELLALDPAQLAAEVERVSHGQVGTLDCVTPAAGFPLALQTVDKLIAPRVALVGDAAHLIHPLAGQGMNLGLRDVAALADAIAGKESFRNLGDTVLLRRYERSRREDIRALMVATDGLQRLFAVPGSLAKAVRNAGMAFVGAQPLVKRWLVSAALG encoded by the coding sequence ATGCCCGCCATGACTGCCCACCACTCCTTCGACGTCGCCGTGGTCGGCGGCGGGCTCGTCGGCAAGACTGCCGCGCTCGCGCTGACCCAGTCCGGCTACAAGACTGCCTTGCTCGCCCAGCCGGCCGCGCCGCGCCCCGCCGATCTCGTATTCGACACGCGCGTCTACGCGCTGTCTTCCAGTTCGCAGGCGTTGCTCGAGCGGCTGCGGGTCTGGCAGGCGCTCGACCATGGCCGCCTCGCACCGGTCTACGACATGCGCGTGTACGGCGATGCGCACGCGGAACTGCATTTCTCCGCATATCAGGCATCCGTGCCGCAGCTCGCGTGGATCGCCGAATCGTCGCTGGTCGAGGCGTCGCTCGACGCCGCGCTGCGGTTCCAGCCGAACCTCACGTGGTTCGAGGCGCGCGCGCAGGGCTTCGACGTACATGACGACGCAGCCGTGCTCACGCTGTCGTCGGGGCAGGTGCTGGAAGCGGATCTCGTCGTCGGCGCGGACGGCGCGCATTCGTGGGTGCGCTCGCAAATGGGGGCCAAAGTCGAACGGCGCGACTACCGGCAAACCGGAGTCGTCGCGAACTTCAAGGCGTCGCTGCCGCATCGCGAGACGGCCTACCAGTGGTTCCACGAAGGCGAGATCGTCGCGCTGCTGCCGCTGCCGGACGGCCATGTGTCGCTCGTCTGGTCCGCGCACACCGCGCATGCGGACGAATTGCTCGCACTCGATCCGGCGCAGCTCGCGGCCGAGGTCGAGCGCGTGTCTCATGGCCAGGTCGGCACGCTCGACTGCGTGACGCCGGCCGCCGGCTTCCCGCTGGCGCTGCAGACGGTCGACAAGCTGATCGCGCCGCGCGTCGCGCTCGTCGGCGATGCCGCGCACCTGATCCACCCGCTCGCGGGACAGGGGATGAACCTCGGCCTGCGCGATGTGGCGGCGCTTGCCGACGCGATCGCCGGCAAGGAAAGCTTCCGCAACCTCGGCGATACGGTGCTGCTGCGCCGCTACGAGCGTTCGCGCCGCGAGGACATCCGCGCGCTGATGGTCGCAACCGACGGCCTGCAGCGGCTGTTCGCGGTGCCGGGCTCGCTCGCGAAGGCCGTGCGCAATGCGGGCATGGCCTTCGTCGGTGCGCAGCCGCTCGTGAAGCGCTGGCTCGTGTCGGCTGCGCTCGGCTGA
- a CDS encoding DsbC family protein, with product MKKTIRIASLALAVTMATLGCTAQADQTTDKLKATLQARLGNDAPIKSVSKSPVAGLYEVNLGSQIIYSDAAGDYVLLGDLVDTKTHKNLTDARLSEINKIDFASLPFANAIKVVKGNGARKIAVFSDPNCPYCKKLETTLQSVDNVTVYTFLYPVLSPDSTAKSKAIWCATDRAKTWESWMLDHRAPTGAGTCDTAALDKNLALGRGMNVTGTPTIFLPDGRRLPGAVSADQLNQALASSK from the coding sequence ATGAAAAAAACGATCCGCATCGCGTCGCTGGCGCTGGCCGTCACGATGGCGACGCTTGGCTGCACCGCGCAGGCCGACCAGACCACCGACAAGCTGAAAGCCACGCTGCAGGCCCGCCTCGGCAACGATGCGCCGATCAAGAGCGTGTCGAAATCGCCGGTCGCGGGCCTGTACGAAGTGAACCTCGGCTCACAGATCATCTATAGCGATGCGGCGGGCGACTACGTGCTGCTCGGCGATCTCGTCGACACCAAGACGCACAAGAACCTGACCGACGCCCGCCTGTCCGAAATCAACAAGATCGACTTCGCGAGCCTGCCGTTCGCGAATGCGATCAAGGTCGTCAAGGGCAACGGCGCCCGCAAGATCGCGGTGTTCTCCGATCCGAACTGCCCGTACTGCAAGAAGCTCGAGACGACGCTGCAGTCGGTCGACAACGTGACCGTCTACACGTTCCTGTACCCGGTGCTGTCGCCGGATTCGACCGCGAAGTCGAAGGCGATCTGGTGTGCGACCGATCGCGCGAAAACGTGGGAGAGCTGGATGCTCGACCATCGCGCACCGACCGGCGCCGGTACCTGCGATACCGCCGCACTCGACAAGAACCTCGCGCTCGGCCGCGGGATGAACGTCACGGGCACGCCGACGATCTTCCTGCCGGACGGCCGCCGCCTGCCGGGCGCCGTATCGGCCGACCAGCTCAACCAGGCGCTCGCGTCGAGCAAGTAA